The DNA segment CAGAGGCACTGATCTTCAACGTCGCGTCTGCTTCGCCCAAGTATCGCAAGCTGACCTGCTTGAGATTTAAGATCATATCCGTCACATCTTCCTTCACGCCTGCGACGGTCGAGAATTCGTGATCCACCCCTTGAATGCGCACAGCGACGATTGCCGCCCCGTTGATGCTCGAAAGTAGCACCCGCCGCAAACTATTCCCAAGGGTAAGCCCGTATCCACGCTCAAGCGGCTTGGCCACAAACTTACCGTATGTCTCGTTCAACACATCAGCTTCAAGGCTTTTCGGACGAATCAGATCTTGCCAGTTACGATGCATACATATCCCCGTTAAGACGCGAGTAGGAAACCCAGTGCTAGCCCGGTCGCCTCAGGTTACTTAGAGTAAAGTTCGACGATCAAGCGCTCTTTCACCGGCAACTGGATGTCATCACGCGTTGGATTTGAAACCACCTTGCCAGTGCCTTTAGCGTGATCGACCTGAAACCACTGCAGCCCTGCTCTACGTCCGTATAGCTCTCCGGACAGCTGGAACTGAGCTTTCTTGCTACTCTTCTCAGCCAGTGAAACCACGTCGCCAATCTTAAGCCGAGCACTCGGTATGTTGCAACGCTTTCCGTTCAGCAGAACGTGATTGTGCCGAACAACCTGACGTCCCTCGTTACGGCTGCGGGCAAAACCCATGCGGTAAACAACGTTATCCAAACGCAACTCAAGGTTACGGAAAAAGATGTCGCTGGTAACGCCGCGTTCAGCTACGGCCTTACTGAAAGTCAGGCGGAACTGCTTCTCCAGAACACCGTAAACTCGCTTCACCTTCTGTTTCTCACGAAGCTGAGAGCCGTACTCAGACACCTTAGCGCGGCGCTGGCCATGCTGACCCGGCGCGTAACCCTTCCGATCGAACGCGCACTTGTCAGTCAAACAACGCTCGCCCTTTAAGAATAACTTGGTACCTTCACGACGGCAAAATCTGCAAACTGGACCTGTATACCTGGCCAAAGCCAATCCTCCACTAACGGACTAATACTTAAACTTAAAGTGTATCAATTAAACCCTACGACGCTTGGGGGGACGGCAACCATTATGCGGAATGGGAGTCACATCCTTCAAAAGCGTTACCTTCATGCCAACTGCAGCGATTGCTCTCACCGCACTCTCTCTACCCGCACCAGGACCGTTGACCAATACAGCCACAGATCTCATACCAGAGTCCATCGCGCGGCGAGCAGCTTCCTCTGCAGCCACCTGTGCGGCGAACGGAGTACTTTTACGCGAACCTTTGAACCCCTTCGCCCCAGCTGTCGACCAGGAGACTACTTCACCATTCACATCCGTAAAGGTTACGATGGTGTTATTAAAAGTAGCTTTGATGTGAGCAACACCGGTTGGCACGTTGCGTTTTACTTTTTTCTTTTTAACCACTGGCTTCATCGGCCAATTTCCTTATCGAAACCAACGCCCGGCAAGGGCGCCGTGTTATTTAGCTGTCGGAGCTTTCTTCTTACCAGCGACGGTCTTACGAGGACCCTTCCTAGTGCGAGCGTTCGTCTTGGACCTTTGACCTCGCACAGGCAACCCACGCCGATGGCGAATACCGCGATAACAGCCCAAGTCTACCAACCGCTTGATGTTCAATGCTATCTCACGACGGAGATCACCTTCCACGGTATAGGCATCGAGAGCCTTACGGATTTCGTTAACTTGATTCGGATCCAGATCACCAGCTTTCATATTTGGGTCAAGACCCGCAGCTTCAACGATCTTCTTGCTTACGTGCCGACCCACGCCATAGATGCTCTGAAGCGCAATATCAATGCGCTTTTGGTTTGGAAGGTCGACCCCTGCAATACGTGCCATTCTCCACACTCCTCAGTCGGTCAGAATCTTAGCCCTGACGTTGCTTGTGCTTTTTGACTTCACAGATGACGCGAACCACACCGGCACGGCGAATCACCTTACACTTGTCACAAATCGCTTTTACACTCGCGCGAACTTTCATTGTTCCCTCTCACTGCCTCTATTTGGTCCGATAGACGATCCGACCACGAGTCAGATCGTACGGAGAAATCTCAAGCTTCACCTTGTCACCGGGTAGAATGCGAATGAAGTGCATCCGCATTTTGCCACTTATATGAGCAAGCACTTCGTGCCCGTTTTCGAGCTGCACTTTAAACATGGCGTTAGGCAACGGCTCTTTCACCGTACCTTCCACTTCGATAACGTCTTCTTTTGCCATGTCTAACTAATCCAATCCGCCAATCATTTTTGATACTTAGGGCACCACGAAGAACTGATCTCATGCGCGGGACTGCAAATTCCGCGGTACACTACATTAACTAAATCTTAAGAGCAAGCGTTGCCTGCTGCCTTTTCTATATACCTCGAATTGCTGCTTGAAGCACCTTGTACACTGACTCTGGCTCACCAGTTCCGACAACCTCGCGAAAGACACCCCTACCTCGATAAAAATCCAAAACCGGTCGCGTGGTCTTTTCGTATATATCCAACCTGACAGCAACACTGGAGGCCTTATCATCAGGACGCTGCCCAAGCTCTCCCCCGCAGCGATCACAGACACCGGCAACCTTACTCGGCTGCTCCTCAACGTGGTAACTGGCCCCACAGCTGGAACATACCCGGCGTCCACTGAGGCGGGATATTAACTCTTCTCGTGGAACATCCAGAAGAATCGCTGAAGTCACCGGATGGAAAGCCTTCAGCGTCTCAAGTGCCTGAGCTTGCGCAATGTTACGAGGATACCCGTCCAATAGAACCGTCTCCGTCGCAGGAATAGCGCCCAATTCCTCCTTCAGGATCCTGAACAAGAGATCGTCAGAAACAAGCTCCCCGCGCTCCATCACTGCTGCAGCGAGTTTACCGATCTCCGTTCCCGCCCTTACATGCTTACGTAGCGCATCACCTGTCGATAACTTGCGGTAGCCTTCTCGATGGGCCAGCAAATCTGCTTGTGTTCCCTTCCCAGCTCCAGGAGCTCCAGTTAGAACAACAATCACTAGCGGGTCCCCCCAGTTCTGGAACGGATGGCAGTGCCCTTTAGGAATGCATCGTAACGCAATGACTGGCGGTGTGCATCGATCTGGCGAAAGGTCTCGAGAGCGACCCCGACGACGATCAGTAGGCTAGTACCACCGAAATAAAACTGCACATTGAATTGACTTGTCAGGATTGCGGGAAGCACACACAGTCCTGCTAGATAAATCCCACCCGTGAGAGTCAAACGGCTAACGACCCTGTCTAGGAACTCTGCGGTTCGTGCACCAGGGCGGATACCGGGGATAAAGCCGCCATGCTTTTTAAGATTCTCAGCGATGTCATCAGCCTTGAACGTGATTGACGTGTAGAAGAACGCGAAAAACACAATCATTAGTACGTAAACTAAATTGTAAAACCATCCGCCCGGATTAAACAGCAATCCAAAAAAACTGCCTACTGCCGACTCGGGCCAAAGACCCTGAATCGTCACAGGAAATTGCAAAAGAGAGCTTGCGAAGATCGGCGGAATGACCCCAGCGCTATTCACGCGCACGGGGAGATGCGAACTCTGTCCACCGTAGACTTTTCGCCCAACTTGCCTTTTCGCATACTGAATTGGGACTTGCCTTGCGCCCTGTTCTATAAATACCACCCCGGCGGTAACAGCTAAACACACACCTAAGATGAGTAGCACCCTTGCGGCGTCCAGCTCTGCAGAAGAATACTGCTTGTAGGTGTTCGTAATGACGCTGGGAATGGTGGCGACAATACCGGCAAAGATGACTAGAGACATACCGTTGCCAACACCACGCTCAGTGATTTGCTCACCGAGCCACATGATGAATGCTGTTCCGGCCGCGAGCGAAATCACTGTAATGGCCTTCCACCCGAAACCTGGATTTAGCACCATGCTACGCCCGCCGAACGCCGAACCCTCCAGGGTATTGGCAATCATAACGCCCTGAACGATTGCTAATACCACCGCTCCGTATCGCGTGTACTGCGTGATCTTCTTCCGACCGGCATCGCCCTCTTTAGAGAGCTGCTCGAGATGTGGCACAACCACGGTAAGGAGCTGAGCGATAATCGAAGCCGAAATGTATGGCATCACACCGAGGGCGCACACGCTGAAACGCTGCAGCGCACCACCGGAAAACATATTGAACATGCCGAATAGGTTGGCGCCTTGCCCCTTGAAGAAATCAGCTAGGGCCGCAGTGTCAACGCCCGGAATCGGGATGTGGACACCAATTCTGTACAAAGCCAGAAAACCCAAGGTAAATAGGATTTTCTTCTGTAAGTGATTGAGCGTTCCCTCTGGCAGCTTCGCAATCCGTTGACCCACGCCAAACCCCCCTGCGCCTTAAGCTCTAGTTAGACAAGTTGTCCCGTTAGCTTAAGGGTTCCACCGGCTTTTTCAACTGCAGCCTGAGCCGAAGCACTTGCGCGATCAACCAAGATGTCAAGCTTTTTGCCCAACTCGCCGCGGCCCAGCAGCTTAACCGGAAGCTGAGACCAACGAAGGAGTCCGGCCTCGTTCAGTGCCTTAGCATCGACTTTTGTACCGGTAGCAAACACGTTGAGAGCCTCGAGGTTCACGATGTTGAACTCAACCCTCTTAGCATTTGTAAACCCACGCTTTGGTAAGCGCATGTAGAGCTTCATCTGGCCACCCTCGAAACCAGGGCGGACGTTACCACTCTTACGAGCTCGCTGGCCTTTGTGGCCTTTACCCGCAGTCTTACCTAACCCTGAACCGATACCACGGCCTAGTCTCTTACGGGTCCGGTGTGAACCGGCAGCGGGACTTAAGTTACCAAGCGAAGCGACTTCGCCATTTTTCGAGGTAGCCATCTATTTTGCCCTCACGCCTTCAGCTCAAAGCTGACTAAATGCTTAACTTTATTAACCATACCGCGGATACAGTTATTATCCTTGTGTGTCACCGACTTGCCCACCCGGCCGAGGCCTAGGGCCTTGACAACCTTCCGGATACTCTCAGGTTCACTGATTAAACTGCGTTTTTGACGTACGACTATCTGTCCCACGAGGACCACTCCTTACGCTTTTTTAGCCTTTGGGTCCCGAGCGGACTTGGCCTTTTTCTTTGTATCAAATTCAGACCGCTTCTGCTGAGCATGACTTGGGTCGACGCCCTTACGAGCCGCGTATTCCTCGATCGTCATCAGTTGTTGCAGGCCATCAATGGTTGCACGAACAACACTGCCGGCATTCTTCGTGCCATGCACCTTACAGACGATATCCCGGATACCCGCTAGCTCTGTAATAACCCGAACGGCTCCACCTGCGATAATACCCTTACCCTTTTGAGCGGGATGCATAAGGACGATACATGAGCCGTAACGCCCCTCTACTTCATAAGGGATGGTCCCGTCAAAAGTCGGGATACGAACCATATTCTTCTTAGCCTGATCCGATGCCTTGCGAATCGCGTCCGGCACTTCACCAGCTTTGCCAAGACCGTAGCCCACGCGATCCTTGCCGTCGCCAACTACCACAAGTGCGCTGAAGCTAAAACGACGTCCACCTTTTACTACTTTCGCAACGCGAGCAATATGGACCACGCGATCTTGTAACGCATCGGCTTCTGCTTTTTGTTCCCTTGCCACCTTTTACCCTCACTATTAAAGTGAAATTCCTGAACCAAATTAGAACTGCAGGCCACCATCGCGCGCGCCATCGGCCAGAGCCTTGACCCTACCGTGATACGCGAAGCCGTTCTTATCGAACACAACAGCGCCGATATTTTTTGCCTTGCAGCGCTCTGCCAGGGTTTTGCCTAGTTCCTGACACACCTCGACATTAGCCCTTCGATGGTTGCCCCTCTCGAAGGAACTTACGCTCGCCAGAGTGACCCCATTTAAATCATCGATGACCTGAGCGTACACATGCATATCGGACCTAAACACCGACAATCTGGGGCGCTCGGAAGTTCCACCGCCGATTTTCTTGCGAATCCTCTTCTTACGCCGCTCGCGGAGCACTGACTTTTGGGCTGTCTTGGACATGACTATATCTCGTTATGAAAGGTATCAGTTTATTTTTTACCGGCAGCCTTGCCGACCTTGGTTGCAATATGCTCGTCTTCGTAGCGAACACCCTTACCGTGATAAGGCTCCGGTGGGCGAAACCCTCTGATCTTAGCAGCGACCTGACCAACCATTTCCTTGTCGGCACCGCTAACCACGATCGTCGTTTGTGCGTCAACCTTTAGCTCGATGCCTGCAGGTGGATCAAACACTACAGGATGGCTGTACCCTAGGCTCAGCGACAGGCCTTTTCCTTGGCTAGCCGCGCGATAACCAACGCCAACCAGTTTTAGGCGCCTGCTGAAACCTTCAGTTACACCTACGACCATGTTATTGACCAGGGTGCGTGTCAAACCGTGGAATCTAGCTGCGTCCTCGGCCTCGGGACGCGGGACAAAAGTCAGGCTCTGCCCGTCAACCTTGACATCAATATCACCGTGCAGTGCCCTGCTCAGGGTGCCTTTGGGACCCTTAACGCTGATGGTCCGCCCGCTTAGCTTAACTTCAACGCCTTTTGGTAGGCTGATTGGCTTCTTTCCAATGCGTGACATATCTCTTCCCGCCGTCTGTGTTGCTTAGTAAACCGAACAAATGTATTCGCCACCGACACGCTCGGTGCGCGCCTGACGATCGGTCAGGAGGCCCCTCGATGTCGATACTATGCCGAATCCGAACCCGTTCTTCACGAAGGGTATGCCGTCGGCAGCAACGTAGTACCTACGCCCTGGACGACTCTTACGCTCAAGACCGGTAATTACACCCTTGCCGTCGTCCGAGTACTTTAGCGCAATCTTAAGTACACCCTGCTGGCCGTCGCGTACGCACTTGTAGGCGCGAACATACCCTTCCTCTTTTAGAAGATGAGTGATGCCAATTTTGATCTTGGAAGCAGGCACGGTTACTACCTCGAGCCCAGCACGCTGTGCATTGCGAATGCGGGTTAGAAGGTCTGCGATTGGATCGGTGATGTTCATCGAACGGAAACTCCGAATTACTATGATCTTGGTGGTTATCGTTACCAGGAGGCCTTCGTCACGCCTGGCAGATGCCCTTTCAGGGCAAACAGCCGGAAACAAATCCGGCATATACCGAACTTGCGATAGACAGCCTTTGGACGACCACAATTGTTACAGCGTGTATACGCACGAGTCGAAAACTTCAAGCCGCCTTTGACATCGCGCCACTTGAGCTTCTTCTCCTTCATTTCTTTGCGCAACGCTTCCTTCCGCGCGAGCACTTTGCGGTTTACCTTGTTGCACTTCTCAATGGAGGCTAGCCTCGCCATTCACGACACTCCTGTCAAAACCCGCTCAGGCTTTCCTGAAGGGAAAATTGAATTTATCAAGCAAAGCCTTCGCCTCGACGTCGTTCTTTGCGTTGGTGACTATGGTAATTCCCAGGCCGCGAATACGATCCACCTTGTCGTAGTCGATTTCGGGGAATATGATCTGCTCTTTAATACCGACGTTGTAGTTACCCCGGCCATCGAACGCCTTTGCCGAGAAACCGCGGAAGTCGCGAATACGCGGAACGGCAATATTGATGAAGCGATCCAAGAACTCGTACATCCGGTCACCGCGGAGAGTGACAGCTGCGCCGATAGGCATACCCTGACGCAGTTTAAAAGTTGCGATGCTCTTCTTCGCCTTCGTCATCACAGGCTTCTGACCGGTTATCGCGGTCAAATCAGCCACTGCACCCTCTAGGGTCTTGATGTTCTGAGTCGCATCGCCTTGACCGATGTTTACAACGATCTTTTTGAGAACAGGTACGCGCATCGGGTTTTTGAGCCCGAGCTCCTGCTTCAAGCCGGATACTTGCTCTTTATACTTGGTTTTTAATGTGGGCTCGTACTTCACCTTGTACCTCTCGTACACTGTCTTATCAGAGTCGGATGCTTATTGATTAGAGAACTTCAGGGGCTAGGGAGGCGATTCTGCCATAGCCCTTAACACGGACTTCCCGCGCTACCGGCCCGAAAATCCGCGTCCCAACGGGCTCATTTTCTTTGCCTTTGATAAGGACGCAGGCGTTCTCATCAAACCGAATCGTTGACCCGTCATCCCGTTGGATTTCTTTACTCGTGCGGACCACTACAGCCTTGTGCACGGTGCCTTTTTTTACCTTGCTATTGGGCAGCGCTTCTTTGATCGAAACAACGATTATGTCTCCGACCGAAGCGTAACGCTTCTTGCTTCCACCAATGACTTTGAAGCACTTAACGCGCCTCGCGCCAGAATTGTCCGCACTCTGCAGTACTGTTTCCATCTGAATCATGACTGTCTAATCCCCATAGCCGTTGGCTACCCAAAGGCCGATTATTCTTCACCTTTTTTAACGATTTGCAGGAGCGCAAACTTTTTCCGAGCGCTCAGAGGACGCGTCTGGGTGATCAGCACCACATCACCAGCACGAGACTCGTTCTTCTCATCGTGGAACATCAACTTAGTCCTACGACGGATAAACTTTCCGTAGCTGACGTGCTTGACCAGGTGCTCAAGAGTACCAACCCTGGACTTGTCCATCTTGTCGCTGGTGACAACGACGCGAACCGGTCTACTTTTCTTTTCTCTGTGATCTTTTTCGCTCACGTTCGCCTACCTGTTACTTCTTAGTTGCGACGGATTTTTTGGACTTGCTTGCTGGACGCACGCCAACAACTGAGCCGCCGAGTTTGCTTGCATGTTGAAGAGTCAACACTCTCGCCAGATTCTTCCGCAATGCCCGAACCTTACCGGTGTGCTTCCCTGGCCCTGAGTATATGTCCATACGAATATCATGTAGCTGACTACGGATATCCTTTTCGGCTTCGCGCAGTTTGGCTGCATCGAACCCTTTTAGCTCTTCTTTTTTTAACTTATGCAATTCCATGAATCACCTAACCTCGAGTTTCGACCTAATCCCGACTTACGCCCAGGGATCGAGCCCACGGATAATCAATTTCGTCCTTAAAGGCAACTTAGAAGCTGCAAGTGACAGAGCCTGTGTCGCAGTTTCTTTGTCTACACCCTTCATCTCGTAGATAATACGGCCAGCGCGAATGCGAGCTTCGTACCGCTCGACACTACCCTTACCGCCACCCATCCGTACCTCAGCCGGCTTCTTGGATACCGGGAAGTGAGGGAATACCTTGATCCAAACTTGGCCGCCGCGTTTGATGTGGCGGGTCATCGCAATACGAGCCGCCTCAATCTGACGAGCAGTAATCCGGCCATTTTCAGTAGCCATGATACCAAAGTCACCAAAGGCAAGATCCGCACCCTTTTGGGCGTGACCCTTAATACGGCCCTTCTGGGACTTCCGGTATTTCATTTTCTTAGGCGCGAGCATCTCTACTTATCTCCTTAGATCATTGAACCGTATCGAAGACCTCGCCACGGAACACCCATACCTTGACACCGATCAAACCGTAGGTAGTTAACGCCTCAGCAGTTGAGTAATCGATATCCGCTCGTAAGGTGTGCAGTGGCACCCGACCTTCCATGTAACGTTCAGTACGCGACATGTCAGCGCCGCCCAATCGACCCGAACACTGAATCTTGATACCCTTGGCACCGGCCTTGGTGGCCGCCGAAATCGTCTTCTTCATGGCCCGCCGGAATGATACACGGCGCTCTAACTGCTGCCTGACGCTGTCTGCTAACAGACGCGCTTCGAGGTCTGGTTTCTTGATCTCGAATACGTTGAGAACAGGTTCCCCTGACGAAATCTTGCAAATTTTCGTCAATTCAGCTTTCAACGACTCAGCCCCAGCGCCTTTCTTCCCAATAATGATACCGGGTCGGCTCGAGTGAATATTAATCGTCAGATTCTTCGCAGCTCGTTCGATCTCGATACGGGCTATGCCTGCCGAATCGAATTTCTTATTGATGAATTTGCGGATCCGGACATCTTCCATCAGGTTAGATGGGTAATCACGTTTTGCCGCATACCAGCGAGAAGACCAGGTCCGAGTAGTACCTAGACGAAAACCGATTGGATTTACTTTCTGTCCCAAAGCCTCACCTTTCCGTTACGTGAGTCATTCTAGTCCGATTAAACTTCTGCCAACTTAATGGTGACATGCGATGTACGCTTCTGAATCCCCGTTGCCCGACCCTGCGCTCGAGGCAACCAACGCTTCATCGACTCACCACCGTTGACGAAGCCTTCCGAGACGACAAGCCTATCCACATCAACCGTTGACTTATTGGTGGCGTTCGCTACGGCGGACTGAATCATCTTGTAGACCACAGGCGCAGCGCGCTTGTTCGTCACTTTCAGAAGATCCAATGCATACTGAACCGGCTTCCCCTTGACGAGGTTGACGACCAGCCGCACTTTTCTCGGCGCGATTCTCAGATTCCGCAGTACTACTTTAGAAGCCTCTGCCATGGCCCGTATTCCCTTCTTAAACTTATGCCGCAGGAGAGCCGCCGGCCTTTTTGACCTTACGGTCGCCGGAGTGGCCCATGAATGTGCGAGTCGGCGCGAACTCACCGAGTTTGTGACCGACCATGTTCTCTGTAACGTAGACGGGGACGAACTTCTTGCCATTATGCACAGCAAAGGTCAAGCCGACAAAATCCGGAAGGATCGTCGAACGACGCGACCACGTCTTGATTGGTTTCTTGTCCTGCCGAGCCTGATCAGCCTTTTTGAGCAGATACTGGTCGAAATAAGGACCTTTTTTAATTGAACGAGCCAAGGATAACCTCCAGCAAATCCGCTATCTTCAGCCGCCAGTTTTCTTCTGACGACGACGAATGATGTCTTTATCGGTACGTTTATTTTTCCGTGTTTTATAACCCTTAGTTGGCACTGCCCAGGGGGACACTGGATGGCGTCCACCGGAGGTCTTGCCTTCACCACCACCATGGGGGTGATCAATTGGGTTCATCGCCACACCGCGAATGGTTGGCCGAATACCCATATGCCGTGCCCTACCAGCTTTACCTATGCTCACATTCGCGTGGTCTAGGTTACTGACTGCACCCACCGTTGCCATACAAGTCTCTTGTACCCGTCGCATCTCACCGCTTGGCATCTTCAGCTGCGCCCAACCATCCACACGACCGACTAACTGGCAGCTCGCGCCAGCTGAGCGCACCATCTGTGCACCGCGACCAGGCTTCAGTTCGACATTGTGAATGTCGGTACCGAAGGGAATAGATTTTAGCGGCATCGCGTTGCCAACCTTGACGTCAGCCTTGTCCGAGGCGACGATCTCCATGCCTTTTTTTAGCTTATCAGGAGCAAGAATGTAGCGACGCTCTCCGTCCTTATAGAGAACACGCGCAATGAAAGCTGTCCTATTGGGATCGTACTCAACCGTCTCAACAACGCCGACCACATCCAGTTTGTTACGCTTCCAATCGATAACCCGGTATTTTACGCGCTCGCCACCGCCTTGGTGCCGCGTCGTGATACGACCGTGGTTGTTACGACCTGCGTGCTTCTTTTTCGACTCAACCAGTGACGACAACGGCTTAACTTTGTCCAGGTCACTGTAATCAACGACCGACATACCGCGGCGGCCAGGAGATGTTGGATTATATTGTTTAATTGCCATTTGACGATCAACCTCTTTAAAAATCAAGCCTTGGAGGTGCTTACAGCGCCTCAAATACCCCAATCTTGGCCCCAGGAGCTAAGGTAACGACAGCCTTCTTAGTGTTGTTACGCTTAGTAACTTGATTCCCGCGCTTTTTAACCTTACCGCGGTTGACCAGGGTCTGCACCGCCGTCACCTTCACGTTGAACAGACTTTCAACGGCCTTGCGCACATCTTGTTTGGTGGCCTTGGGGGCAACTTTGAATGAGTATTTATTGTTTTTTTCGCGTTCTTTGTCGCTCTTTTCAGAGAGCAAAGGCTTTACGAGTACATCATACGGATTCACGTTTCTTCTCCTCGAACCGTTGCTGCAGGGTAGTAAGAGCTG comes from the Deltaproteobacteria bacterium genome and includes:
- the rpsS gene encoding 30S ribosomal protein S19; this translates as MARSIKKGPYFDQYLLKKADQARQDKKPIKTWSRRSTILPDFVGLTFAVHNGKKFVPVYVTENMVGHKLGEFAPTRTFMGHSGDRKVKKAGGSPAA
- the rplB gene encoding 50S ribosomal protein L2; this translates as MAIKQYNPTSPGRRGMSVVDYSDLDKVKPLSSLVESKKKHAGRNNHGRITTRHQGGGERVKYRVIDWKRNKLDVVGVVETVEYDPNRTAFIARVLYKDGERRYILAPDKLKKGMEIVASDKADVKVGNAMPLKSIPFGTDIHNVELKPGRGAQMVRSAGASCQLVGRVDGWAQLKMPSGEMRRVQETCMATVGAVSNLDHANVSIGKAGRARHMGIRPTIRGVAMNPIDHPHGGGEGKTSGGRHPVSPWAVPTKGYKTRKNKRTDKDIIRRRQKKTGG
- a CDS encoding 50S ribosomal protein L22; the protein is MAEASKVVLRNLRIAPRKVRLVVNLVKGKPVQYALDLLKVTNKRAAPVVYKMIQSAVANATNKSTVDVDRLVVSEGFVNGGESMKRWLPRAQGRATGIQKRTSHVTIKLAEV
- a CDS encoding 50S ribosomal protein L23, which gives rise to MNPYDVLVKPLLSEKSDKEREKNNKYSFKVAPKATKQDVRKAVESLFNVKVTAVQTLVNRGKVKKRGNQVTKRNNTKKAVVTLAPGAKIGVFEAL
- the rpsC gene encoding 30S ribosomal protein S3, producing the protein MGQKVNPIGFRLGTTRTWSSRWYAAKRDYPSNLMEDVRIRKFINKKFDSAGIARIEIERAAKNLTINIHSSRPGIIIGKKGAGAESLKAELTKICKISSGEPVLNVFEIKKPDLEARLLADSVRQQLERRVSFRRAMKKTISAATKAGAKGIKIQCSGRLGGADMSRTERYMEGRVPLHTLRADIDYSTAEALTTYGLIGVKVWVFRGEVFDTVQ